The genomic region TGCCTTCATTAGAGGCCTGATCTTCAAGTCACCTCTTTTCTCTGACTTCACACTCATCCACCAATCAGAAACACGTGTCTACAGCGCCAGGAATGAGTTGTTTTTGACACTTTTTGTTCAACTCGGTGCCAAACGGACGATCTGCAACCACTGAGGAGAAACAACTGGTATCACAGCTTGGCAGAGAAATATGAGGTAAGCTTAACTTTAAAGCACTGATTAGGTTTCCTTCGAATATCTCTAAGTTGAAGAACATAAATGGCGGCTTGAGATTGCAGCTAGGCGTAaagttaaaaaatatacatttttttgttttgtcttgttttggtGAGATGTGGTGGTGAAATGGTCACTTTTGAAAACCAACCATGCTTTAAAAAGCTCAGCACCTGACCTCTGGTACCTCTGAGAATGAATGGCAGGTTCAAAAATCTGGCCGAATGGACTTACAACTGAAGCAGCTACTGTTTTACCTCtgccctccaaaaaaaaaaaaaaaaaaaaaaaaaaaaaaccgaaacGTGTAGTAATTAGCAAAAATGTCAGTTATATTTGAGATTTTCATacactgttcattcattcattcattttcatcagAACATAATGACGTATTGTACAAGTGTCAAAACGTACATATTAATTGTTGGATTCTGAATCCTTACTATGCTGTACTTATGTTAGTGGAGTAGCATGTGTTTGTAGGTACTGTTTTTGCTGCATACTAAATTCATTCTGATAGGGCTTGAAACGGATACTTTTTAGTATCGAGTTGAGATTCTTTAGTCTTCTCAGACCCTCACGTATTTATACAGGTATGAGGAAACGTTTCTAACAGATACTACAAAGCGCTTCTGTAAGTCACTGTGGATAAGAGTGTCTCACAAACGCTgtgaatgtgaaatgtaaatgtatgcagTGTGATGTATCGGTCAGTGCAGCAGGAATAATTTCAGTCTCTGTCTTGGACTGAGAGACTCTGATGACCCGGTGAGACCCATCTGTCTGCCAGGTGGCTATTCGCTTATCTGTGCTGCAGCAATCATATGAGTTCACGTATCATCATATGAAATTAGCAGTCAGAGGATATTTGACAGATGAAATCAGTCCTTTCTGTTTATTGAGCATTTTGCTGAAGGCCTCGTGTTACAATATAGAAtattccaatactttttttgttgctacagtatgtattatagtatatGTAAATGTTGCTGTCGTGGCTCAATAATCTCTGGTGTCTTGACTTCATCCTGAAATTTCTGCACCCCAAATCATTCTAGATCATTAccttccaaaatgtttcctttACTGCATATCACCTGCTCCAGAACCCGTGTCAAGGCTTTATTCATCTTTATCCCTCATTGGTACCTATGCCTGAAAAACATCATGTGACCTAGGTTGTTTATGGCGCTGACGCATGTCAAATCTGTCCTTTCGCACATTTTTTGGTGCACTGGTGTATTTGCAGATAATGGTTGAACGTCAGCGTTGTGCTCGTTCTATTTTTAGACCGGACTTGCCTTAGTTCACAGAGATGTGTTTGCGATATTGAAACTGTGGTTGGAAAATGTTGGTCAGAGTGAAAAAGCGGTTTCATCATCCCTTCCTCCAATTCTTCAGAAAAACTGACAATTGTTTTTTGAACAGTTTGGGAAATCGATTTGCGATTTTTACCAGGTGCCTCCACGCTACATTTTGACGTGCCTGCTCTGTGTTTTAATCTAGTCTGCAGTTTTGCTGATCAGGAGCATCATGGGCAGCAGGCCAAGTAAAGGGAGGCGTAGCAGTGTCCCTCACACACCCCTGCTGGATTCGGTTGAGGCCCAGACCATGGGTGAGTGCAAGCCTGCCAAATACACCTCACCATACACAACGTTTCAGCCGGacagaacaaacacacagtatAATCAGTACAATGTTATAACAGAACCCAAGTGGAAAAGTTCTGAACACATGATGGGGAAACAATCTAGAACAGCTGTTATAATCACGAGTTGTTTATATTGTACGTGTGATCACTGGATCTCTTTGAGAATATTTTCTTTGTTGATTGCAGCTCAGCTCTGCAAAGTCTATGCGTGTAAGAGCAGGATGAGATGTAAAGAAGGGTTCTAGCTTAAGAAGTGCAGTGATGTGGTCAGGTGATGAAACAGTTTGTCATGTTGCTTAATCTttatgtctgtctctgtctgtctccagaTGGCAGGTACGTAGTGGTTGCTCTGTATAACTATCCGGCAGGATCTCCCTCCGACTGCTCGATCAGATTTGGGGAGAGACTCAACGTGCTTTCTGAGTAAGTGTCTGTTTCTTACAGCCTTATTATTTAcatagaaaacacacaaaaagttGGTGAAAAGTTTCTGGGTGCTTGGTGGCATTTCACCACAGGGTCCGTGTATCCGAGTCTATTTCCAAGTCAAGCAAGACAGCATGATCGTTCTTCAAATCAAAATATTCTCCAATAGGAATTACTCTAGCGAAAGCATAGGGGACTGTATTAAAAAATGTTAGTCATTAGAAAACCAcaggctacacacacaccactgtgtgtgtgtgtgtgtgtgtgtgtgtgtgtgtgtgtgtgtgtgaaatttgaGGTGTCAAAACAGCttgaccaaaaaataaataaataaaaatgaagcaaaAGTGCATGAAAGACATTGTAAACGGATGCCATATTAGGACATCAATAACCCGATAAAACAAAAGCTAGCTTTTCATAACTGGTGAAATTAAgagagtaatgtgtgtatgtgtgtgtgtgtgtgtgtgtgtgtgtgtgtgtgtgtgtaatagtgaAGGCGAGTGGTGGAGAGTGAGTTCCTCAGCTACAGGAGTCGAGAGCTACATTCCCAGCAACTACACATGTAAAGTGTTTAacaggtacagtacacagcTCCATATGATGTGATTTTGCGATTTTATACCTACTGTAAGGTGCATACACAGACTCCTTTATGAATCTAGccaaataatgaataattatgtaattaaagctaaattaaagCTTGGGAGACTAGAGTAGACTCACTggtactttactgtactgacATGTGGGCTGGTATCTTACAGTAATGTCCTGGATGATGTCATGTAAATGATGTGAGGGTCTTCCACAGGGGGTGACTTTAGTCAGTTTCCAATGAGGGGTTGTAGTTCACTTCATTTGGAACAAGTATAAAGTACATTGAAAGGGggtaaaacgtgtgtgtgtgtgttggaggtcACAGCTGTGTACAGTGTAGAACTCTTTCCACATGTGTGTATCACTCTCCATTGCAACACTGATCATCTGCGTGGTGtttatctttctctccctccaccTCTTTTTCTTCCTTGTCGCTGTATTCATTCTCAGTTTCTGTCACCCGGTCTTTGTCATCTGTGTTCTTTCACTCTTTACCTCTTCATAGCCCCTGCTTTGTCTGTTACATCCGTTCAGttgagaggatttttttttaatcatcgtTTGTTTGAGAGTTGTTATTGTCAGTATTCATGTAATCTGTATTCTAACACCATGTAGCTTTATTATGTACTTTAAACTCGggctaactctctctctctctctctctctctctctgtgtgtgtgtatatatatatatatatatatataaaatacaggtGGCAGTTTGTAGGTCTTAGTAAACAGAAGGCAGAGGAGCTGCTTCTTCACCCTCAGAATCGGTCTGGATCCTTTCTCATTAGAGAGAGCCAGACAGTACAAGGTGggttaactctctctctcacacacacacataatatatatgttataatataaacacacacatacatacatatgttataacacacacacacacacacacacacacacacacatacatacatacatacatacatacatataacacatacacatacatacatgttataacacacacacacacatacataatgcacacacatacgttataacacacacacatacaaacatacatataatgttataacacactatatatatatatatatatatatatatatatatatatatatatatatatatatatatatatatatatatatatatataaacataaacatatatttatgtagagcaaagatgcctacataaataatgaaatgaaatgtttctacattaaaaaaaaattctataaagACCattaacagtaataaatgaaaaaggcaatatttggagtgacaaccctttgctttaaaaaataaaaatagtagtctacAAATAATAGTAGTTTTATAAGGACATTATCTGGGAAGTTTTATTGAGTATCttacagaaccagccacggttcttctggagactttgactgtcgtgtttgcttcttatttctgtgtggttttttttgtctgaaaagtgtctattatgtaatatgctgctttctttaatgatatacaaacattttttctgcacatttaattttgtgctagaaaactgtttgggaatctaaaatgtttttctactgactcgataatctagaagtcataaaataaaaatctataacaaagtaggtactaaaaaaatagggtgcctaaaacttttgcacagtactgtacatgtgtgtgtgtgtgtgtgtgtgtatatatatatatgtatatatatgtgtgtgtgtgtgtgtgtgtgtgtgtgtgtgtgtgtgtgtgtgtgtgtatatatatatatatatgtatatatatatatatatatatatatatatatatatatatatatatatatatatacacacacacacacacacatacatacatacatacatacatacatatatatatatatatatatatatatatatatatatatatatatatatatatatatatatatgtgtgtgtgtgtgtgtgtgtgtgtgtgtgtgtatatatatgtgtgtgtatatatatatgtgtgtatgtatatatattatagagagAGGCAAAATTATAGAACAGATTATAACAGACCTCTCCCTCTGCAGGTGCTCACTCGCTCTCAGTGCGATATGAACGCCAGTCCATCAAACACTACCGTATCCAAAGGATAGAGAACGGTTGGCACTACATCTCTCCCCGCCTCACCTTCCAAACTCTCACACAACTCGTCGAGCACTACtctggtaaacacacacacacacaaatttaatttaaatatttacatatctatGGCTACTGGTGAAATTATCAGGCACATATTCTGGATGATTTTCATTTAGACAGCATTGCACCTTTAACACATTAAGTGTTTTAAAAGGACatgaaatatctaaaaaaaaaaaaaattaattgggggaaaaagagagagagtgttattTGGGGGGATTACAGAAGTATTAAGTAATTCATAAGTCTTAtgtgattatgttttttttctgtctttgcaTGTACCTTTTTGCTCAGAAGTGTCTGATGGCTTGTGCTGTTTGTTGAGCGAGCCGTGCTTCATTCAAGGCAGCAACAACGTTCCGGTTGTAAGTGGCCCCCTACCTGTATCAGTCAGAAAACCCACCCTCAACTGGAAAGATGTCAGCAGGTGAGTGAAAGTGCATGCAAGCGGGTTTACTATTGAATTACTATCACTCACTGCAAAACAATCAAAACTAATacaaaattaagaaaataaacaccCCAGTAATACCTGCATACTTCATATGCAAAGGGTAGCATTATCATTAGAAGTGCTTCAATATCATAGTCTGTTTTATacacagatttaaaacaaacaaaaaaaaaacaattaaatattctCTGTGCCCTGTTGTTTTAGATAAATGGGTTAattgattataataataataataataataataataataataataataataatacatttaatttttttttaacttcacgACCCTCAAGGTCACTTCACAAATACAACATGCAAatacaaaacactaaaacacaatatatatatatatatttttaaaggacTTTTGAATCTTGAAATGGATTAAATACTCATTTGAACCGTTGCTTTATTTCCAGTTCCATGATCTTTGGGTCTCAAAAGGAAGGTGTGGAAGAGTCGCTTGTCAGTGAGGGGCTGAAGGAGTCCATTAATTCCTACCTTTACATGACTGAAAATAGCGAGTGTGGCGAATGTGCTGGAAACTGGGACACGTGAGCTCGCAGGACACttgaaagaaaggagaagagtTAAGGCCGAGGCTGACGGCCAGActtttgcagtttcttggttCCCGCTCGGACACACTGAGCTTTTCCC from Ictalurus furcatus strain D&B chromosome 15, Billie_1.0, whole genome shotgun sequence harbors:
- the sla2b gene encoding src-like-adapter 2 isoform X2, whose protein sequence is MGSRPSKGRRSSVPHTPLLDSVEAQTMDGRYVVVALYNYPAGSPSDCSIRFGERLNVLSDEGEWWRVSSSATGVESYIPSNYTCKVFNRWQFVGLSKQKAEELLLHPQNRSGSFLIRESQTVQGAHSLSVRYERQSIKHYRIQRIENGWHYISPRLTFQTLTQLVEHYSVSDGLCCLLSEPCFIQGSNNVPVVSGPLPVSVRKPTLNWKDVSSSMIFGSQKEGVEESLVSEGLKESINSYLYMTENSECGECAGNWDT
- the sla2b gene encoding src-like-adapter 2 isoform X1: MGSRPSKGRRSSVPHTPLLDSVEAQTMDGRYVVVALYNYPAGSPSDCSIRFGERLNVLSDEGEWWRVSSSATGVESYIPSNYTCKVFNRWQFVGLSKQKAEELLLHPQNRSGSFLIRESQTVQGAHSLSVRYERQSIKHYRIQRIENGWHYISPRLTFQTLTQLVEHYSEVSDGLCCLLSEPCFIQGSNNVPVVSGPLPVSVRKPTLNWKDVSSSMIFGSQKEGVEESLVSEGLKESINSYLYMTENSECGECAGNWDT